The sequence TGCTCATCAACAACGCGGGCGTGATGGCGCTGCCGTACCGCACCACCGCGGACGGCTTCGAGATGCAGTTCGGCACCAACCACCTCGGCCATTTCGCGCTGACCGGCCTGCTGCTGCCCAAGCTCCTCGCCACCCCAGGCTCCCGGGTGGTCACCGTCTCCAGCATGATGCACGCGCTGTCCGACATCGACCTCACCGACCTCAACAGCGAGCGCTCCTACCGCCGTTGGATCGCCTACGCCCGCTCGAAGAGCGCCAATCTCCTCTTCACCCATGAGCTGACCCGCCGCCTGGCCGCGGCCGGCTCCCAGGTCGTCGCGGCCGCCTCGCACCCCGGCTACGCCGCCACCAACCTCCAGACCGCGGGCGCCCGCATGGAGGGCCGCACCTCCGCCGAACGCGCCATCGCCGTCGGCAACCGCCTGATCGCCCAGTCCCCGGACGGCGGCGCCCTCGGCACGCTCTGCGCCGCCACCGCGCCCCATATGCGCCCGGATTCCTTCGTCGGCCCGCGGAGCGGACTGCGGGGCGCCCCGGCCCCGTCCTTCCGCGCACCGTGGACGAAGAAGGACGCGACGGGGGAGCAGCTGTGGGCCGCTTCGGAGGAGTTCACCGGGGTGCGGTTCGACTTCTCGTTGGCGGCTGCGGCCTGATCCGGCCGGGGCCGGCGGGCCGGTCCGGGGCCCGTCCGGGGCCCGGACCGCGGCTGACGGCTCCGGTCTACGGCCTGTCGGTCTTCGGCCCCGGCCGCGGTGCGTCCATCCCCGACGCCTCGAACACCGCCCGCGCCCCGGCCCCGTCGATCCGGTCCGCCAGCGCCTGGAGCGAGGCCGTGCCGCCGCGGAGCAGCCCGCTGGCGCGGGAGCGGCGTACGCCCTGGTCGACGTGATGCCACAGGAGTGGATTCGCGGTGAGCACCTTGAGGTCGACCTCGACCCGGCCGCCGAGGGCGTCGTGGAGCAGCAGACGCGGCGCCATGGTGTCGTGGCACACGACGCGGACCAGCAGATCGGTGCGTACCGTCCGGGTGCGCAGGAGGCCACGGGACACCAGCCGGTGCCCGCAGGCCGTGACCCGGGGCGGGCAGAGGAGCGCCGGGAACACCAGCGCGACGGCCGTCCAGTACAGCAGGCGCAGCGGTGTGAGCGTCCCCTTGCCGAAGTCGACGAGCAGGATCAGGGCCAGCAGCCCGGACGCGCACCACAGGGCGGCGCGCAGGTCGGACGCCCAGGTCCGGTCGCGGGCGGGCGATCCGCCGTCGCGAGCGCGCAGCGGCGATGACGCCGACCGCATCACGGGCCGCTGCGCCGCCCGTACCGAGTCCGACCCGAGGCCGTGTCGCTGTCGCATGGCGATGACGCTAGGTCGGCGGGCTCCGGCCCCCGTGACCTGCGGCCGAGACGTTGAC is a genomic window of Streptomyces gilvosporeus containing:
- a CDS encoding oxidoreductase — its product is MTRWNTSHIPDQTGRSVVVTGANSGIGYVTARELARCGARVVLACRNEARGGAALDRLRSEVPAAEVEFRQLDLADLSSVRDFAAGLDTFDGDRLDLLINNAGVMALPYRTTADGFEMQFGTNHLGHFALTGLLLPKLLATPGSRVVTVSSMMHALSDIDLTDLNSERSYRRWIAYARSKSANLLFTHELTRRLAAAGSQVVAAASHPGYAATNLQTAGARMEGRTSAERAIAVGNRLIAQSPDGGALGTLCAATAPHMRPDSFVGPRSGLRGAPAPSFRAPWTKKDATGEQLWAASEEFTGVRFDFSLAAAA